Proteins found in one Miscanthus floridulus cultivar M001 chromosome 4, ASM1932011v1, whole genome shotgun sequence genomic segment:
- the LOC136548437 gene encoding aldehyde oxidase GLOX1-like codes for MPPGASSSSITSSPFWPRSLAAGNRPLGVGGSPRAYRSTPVATRSPRTGTVRNYPSSGSSVLLPLKPNPIEPDVLVCGGAPSGSYNTTKGGIGTFVPALTTCGRIKITDAAPAWVIETMPSARVMGDMILLPNGAEVAIINGAADSTAGWESTKTPAYAPVVYRPDHSPGDRFEEQTATGVARLYHSSAVLLRDGRLLVGGSNPHTYYNFSNVQFPTDLSLEAFSPEYLDASNDMLRPRILEPSPTGATVALQFSVPASARRRRGGAAGLGDVSVTMVAPSFTTHSFAMNQRLLFLDVTKNVAIRGRAGTFNASVTMPATAVLAPPGYYMLFVVNVHIPSAGIWVQIQTQQ; via the exons ATGCCGCCGGGAGCATCTTCTTCGTCGATCACTTCGTCTCCCTTCTGGCCCCGGTCCCTGGCCGCTGGCAACAGGCCCCTTGGGGTGGGCGGATCT CCTCGCGCCTATCGTTCGACTCCCGTTGCGACGAGATCGCCAAGGACCGGCACTGTGCGGAACTACCCCAGCTCGGGCTCCTCGGTGCTGCTCCCGCTGAAACCCAACCCCATCGAGCCCGATGTGCTGGTCTGCGGCGGCGCGCCATCGGGCTCCTACAACACCACCAAGGGCGGCATTGGCACCTTTGTCCCGGCGCTGACGACGTGCGGGCGGATCAAGATCACCGACGCCGCGCCGGCGTGGGTCATCGAGACAATGCCATCGGCGCGAGTGATGGGTGACATGATCCTGCTGCCCAACGGCGCGGAGGTGGCGATCATCAATGGCGCCGCGGACAGCACCGCCGGGTGGGAGTCCACCAAGACCCCGGCGTACGCGCCCGTCGTCTACCGTCCCGACCACTCGCCGGGGGACCGGTTCGAGGAGCAGACCGCGACGGGCGTCGCGCGGCTGTACCACTCCTCGGCGGTGCTCCTCCGCGACGGCCGCCTGCTGGTGGGCGGCAGCAACCCGCACACCTATTACAACTTCAGCAACGTGCAGTTCCCCACCGACCTCAGCCTGGAGGCCTTCTCGCCGGAGTACCTCGATGCGTCCAACGACATGCTCCGGCCGAGAATCCTCGAGCCGTCCCCCACCGGCGCGACGGTGGCGCTCCAGTTCTCGGTCCCGGCATCGGCGCGGAGAAGGCGTGGCGGCGCCGCGGGCCTCGGTGACGTGTCGGTGACGATGGTGGCACCGTCCTTCACGACGCACTCGTTCGCGATGAACCAGCGGCTGCTGTTCCTTGACGTGACCAAGAATGTGGCGATACGGGGCCGAGCCGGCACGTTCAATGCGTCGGTGACGATGCCGGCGACGGCGGTGCTGGCGCCACCGGGGTACTACATGCTGTTCGTGGTGAACGTGCACATCCCCAGCGCGGGGATCTGGGTCCAAATACAGACACAGCAGTGA
- the LOC136551415 gene encoding 5-pentadecatrienyl resorcinol O-methyltransferase-like — translation MEHQAEAKLLSPTRRELLQASIELTNHTLSYIKSMALRCAVQLGVADAIHRCGGQVSLDGLLATLSLSPSKLPYLRHVMRVLTASGVFAQADGGGYRLTPVSMLLLSDTGDDGGCRSLLQLVQLKLSPFCVSPATKLAEWFTTKDEETPFAMTFGTDWWGLCGRDPGFGVFFNGAMACDSRFLMDEVIHEKGDVFDGVTSMVDVAGGTDGAAKSVAAAFPHIKCTVLDFPQVINGIPAAGQVEFAAGDMMDFIPQADALLLKFVLHDWNDEDCVNILKRCKEAICSREQKGKLIIIDVVVGSPSQATCHEAKILFDLLISTLTPGWERDEKEWSGLFKEAGFRETTSSHLC, via the exons ATGGAGCACCAAGCCGAGGCCAAGCTGCTGTCTCCTACTCGCCGCGAGCTGCTGCAAGCCAGCATTGAGCTGACTAACCACACCCTGAGCTACATCAAGTCCATGGCCCTCCGGTGCGCCGTCCAGCTCGGCGTCGCCGACGCGATCCACCGCTGCGGTGGCCAGGTATCTCTAGACGGCCTGCTCGCCACGCTCTCCCTGTCCCCGAGCAAGCTCCCTTACCTGCGCCACGTGATGCGGGTGCTCACCGCGTCTGGCGTCTTCGCCCAGGCCGACGGTGGCGGGTACCGCCTCACGCCCGTCTCCATGCTGCTCTTGAGCGAcaccggcgacgacggcggctgcCGGAGTCTGCTGCAGCTGGTACAGCTCAAGCTCTCCCCGTTCTGTGTGTCGCCAGCCACGAAGCTTGCCGAATGGTTCACCACCAAGGACGAGGAGACGCCGTTCGCGATGACCTTCGGCACGGATTGGTGGGGTTTGTGCGGCCGAGACCCAGGGTTCGGCGTGTTCTTCAATGGTGCCATGGCATGCGATAGCCGCTTCCTAATGGACGAGGTGATCCATGAGAAGGGAGATGTTTTTGATGGTGTTACATCCATGGTGGACGTTGCAGGTGGCACCGATGGAGCTGCCAAGTCGGTGGCTGCGGCATTCCCGCATATCAAGTGCACGGTGCTCGACTTTCCTCAGGTGATCAATGGCATCCCGGCTGCTGGCCAGGTTGAGTTCGCGGCGGGTGACATGATGGATTTCATTCCCCAAGCCGATGCTCTCCTGCTTAAG TTTGTACTACATGATTGGAACGATGAGGATTGTGTAAACATCTTAAAACGGTGCAAAGAGGCGATTTGTTCCAGAGAACAGAAAGGAAAGTTGATCATCATCGATGTGGTGGTCGGTTCCCCTTCGCAAGCAACCTGTCATGAAGCAAAGATATTATTTGATCTGCTTATTTCGACGCTGACACCAGGCTGGGAACGTGATGAGAAAGAGTGGAGTGGATTATTCAAGGAAGCTGGATTCAGAGAGACTACAAGCTCACATCTGTGTTAG